One genomic segment of Burkholderia pyrrocinia includes these proteins:
- the tolA gene encoding cell envelope integrity protein TolA, with amino-acid sequence MNRQQSPRSTGYPSQPPRERGTWRAFALAALMHVLLALFLYHGVQWQNSTPAGAEAELWTEVPDVAAPRPVVTPPAKVAPPPPPVRDEQADIALQQKKRQQEAAAREALLEQQRRAQQLKTQQEEDARRAQLAAQQAAALAAQKAAERDKQKQADKLKQQQLAEQQKLEQQKLQQQKQAQLDAQRAAKAKSDAAAKAKAEAQAKAKAEATARAKADAAANAKLDRERSARLAQMQGLSGAGEGGGEGLAKSGTGTGSGGNAATPGYADKVRRRVKPNIVWGGERAGLTTVVKIRCTPSGDVLSASVSRSSGNSGWDQAVVNAIHASVPLPPDSNGRTPSDITITFKAAE; translated from the coding sequence ATGAACCGGCAGCAATCCCCGCGCAGCACCGGCTACCCGTCTCAGCCTCCTCGCGAGCGCGGCACCTGGCGCGCATTCGCGCTCGCCGCGCTGATGCACGTGCTGCTCGCGCTGTTTCTCTATCACGGCGTGCAGTGGCAAAACAGCACGCCGGCCGGCGCCGAAGCCGAGCTGTGGACCGAGGTACCCGACGTCGCCGCGCCGCGGCCCGTCGTGACGCCGCCTGCGAAGGTCGCGCCGCCCCCTCCCCCGGTGCGCGACGAGCAGGCCGACATCGCGCTGCAGCAGAAGAAGCGGCAGCAGGAAGCGGCCGCGCGCGAAGCGCTGCTCGAGCAGCAGCGCCGCGCGCAGCAACTGAAAACGCAGCAGGAAGAGGACGCCCGGCGCGCGCAGCTCGCGGCGCAGCAGGCTGCCGCGCTCGCCGCGCAGAAGGCCGCGGAACGCGACAAGCAGAAGCAGGCCGACAAGCTCAAGCAACAGCAGCTCGCCGAGCAGCAGAAGCTCGAACAGCAGAAACTCCAGCAGCAGAAGCAGGCGCAGCTCGACGCGCAGCGGGCGGCGAAGGCGAAGTCCGACGCGGCCGCGAAGGCAAAGGCTGAAGCGCAGGCCAAGGCGAAGGCCGAAGCCACGGCGCGCGCGAAGGCCGATGCGGCGGCGAACGCGAAGCTCGACCGCGAACGCAGCGCGCGTCTTGCGCAGATGCAGGGCCTGTCCGGCGCCGGCGAAGGCGGCGGCGAAGGCCTCGCGAAGAGCGGCACGGGCACGGGCTCCGGCGGCAATGCCGCAACACCCGGCTATGCTGACAAGGTGCGCCGCCGCGTCAAGCCGAACATCGTTTGGGGCGGCGAGCGAGCAGGCCTGACCACCGTCGTCAAGATTCGGTGCACGCCGTCCGGTGACGTATTGAGCGCATCGGTCTCCCGCTCCAGCGGGAATTCGGGGTGGGATCAAGCCGTGGTCAATGCGATCCACGCATCGGTCCCGTTGCCGCCCGATTCTAACGGTCGTACCCCGTCGGACATTACGATTACCTTCAAGGCGGCGGAGTGA
- the tolB gene encoding Tol-Pal system beta propeller repeat protein TolB, with the protein MSLMTKLGFRALVASCLIAAGSAANAQVNVLITGVGSTQFPIATANFANEAGLPQQVTSIVRADLARSGKFTNIDAGSTPVPETASVDLGAWKAKGANAFVAGSVNREASGQYKVNFILYDTVKQQSLGGLSLTATDTTLRTAGHKIADYIYQKLLGVRGVFATRLSYVIKTGNRYQLQISDSDGQNARIALSSTEPIISPAWSPNGTKVAYVSFERKKPIVYIHDLPTGRRYIVSDQKGNNSAPAWSPDSNTLAVALSLTGNTQIYTVNSTGGGLRRLTQSSSIDTEPFYSPDGRWIYFTSDRGGAPQIYRMPAQGESAGAAQRVTFTGSYNTSPRVSPDGKLLAYISRTGGGFKLYVQDLQSGAANAITNTNRDESPSFAANGQYLLYATQSGGRNVLAAVPSDGSAPPQILSVQGGSVREPSWGPFMQ; encoded by the coding sequence ATGAGTTTGATGACAAAGCTAGGTTTCAGGGCACTCGTGGCCTCGTGTCTGATTGCGGCGGGCAGCGCCGCTAACGCCCAGGTCAACGTGCTGATCACCGGTGTCGGTTCGACCCAGTTCCCCATCGCCACCGCGAATTTCGCGAACGAGGCAGGCCTGCCGCAGCAGGTCACGTCGATCGTCCGCGCCGACCTCGCCCGCAGCGGCAAATTCACCAACATCGACGCGGGCAGCACGCCCGTGCCCGAGACCGCATCGGTCGATCTCGGCGCCTGGAAGGCCAAGGGCGCGAACGCGTTCGTCGCCGGCAGCGTGAACCGCGAAGCGAGCGGCCAGTACAAGGTCAACTTCATCCTGTACGACACCGTGAAGCAACAAAGCCTCGGCGGCCTGTCGTTGACGGCCACCGACACCACGCTGCGCACGGCCGGCCACAAGATCGCCGACTACATCTACCAGAAGCTGCTCGGCGTGCGCGGCGTATTCGCCACGCGCCTGTCGTACGTGATCAAGACCGGTAACCGCTACCAGTTGCAGATTTCCGACTCGGACGGCCAGAACGCGCGCATCGCGCTGTCGAGCACCGAGCCGATCATCTCGCCGGCGTGGTCGCCGAACGGCACGAAGGTCGCGTACGTGTCGTTCGAGCGCAAGAAGCCGATCGTCTACATCCACGACCTGCCGACCGGCCGCCGCTACATCGTCTCCGACCAGAAGGGCAACAACAGCGCACCGGCCTGGTCGCCCGACAGCAACACGCTCGCCGTCGCGCTGTCACTGACGGGCAATACGCAAATCTATACGGTCAACTCGACCGGCGGCGGCCTGCGCCGTCTCACGCAGAGCAGTTCGATCGACACCGAGCCGTTCTACTCGCCGGACGGCCGCTGGATCTACTTCACGAGCGATCGCGGCGGTGCGCCGCAGATCTACCGGATGCCCGCACAGGGCGAAAGCGCCGGTGCCGCGCAGCGCGTGACCTTCACCGGCAGCTACAACACGAGTCCGCGTGTGAGCCCGGACGGCAAGCTGCTCGCCTACATCTCCCGCACCGGCGGGGGCTTCAAGCTGTACGTTCAGGATCTGCAATCGGGCGCGGCGAACGCCATCACGAATACGAATCGCGACGAATCGCCGAGCTTCGCGGCAAACGGCCAGTACCTTCTGTACGCTACCCAGTCGGGTGGTCGCAACGTTCTGGCTGCAGTGCCCTCCGACGGCAGCGCGCCGCCGCAAATCCTGTCCGTCCAGGGCGGCTCCGTTCGTGAGCCGTCGTGGGGGCCCTTCATGCAATGA
- the pal gene encoding peptidoglycan-associated lipoprotein Pal, whose translation MMSNKARLALAVMMISALAACKSGVKLDDKANAGAVSTQPSADNVAQVNVDPLNDPNSPLAKRSIYFDFDSYSVKDEYQPLMQQHAQYLKSHPQRHVLIQGNTDERGTSEYNLALGQKRAEAVRRAMALLGVNDSQMEAVSLGKEKPQATGHDEASWAQNRRADLVYQQ comes from the coding sequence ATGATGTCGAATAAGGCTCGTCTGGCCCTGGCCGTGATGATGATCAGCGCGCTCGCAGCGTGCAAGTCGGGCGTTAAGCTCGACGACAAGGCAAACGCGGGTGCGGTCAGCACGCAACCGAGCGCCGACAACGTCGCGCAAGTGAACGTCGATCCGCTGAACGACCCGAACAGCCCGCTCGCGAAGCGCAGCATCTACTTCGACTTCGACAGCTATTCGGTGAAGGACGAGTACCAGCCGCTGATGCAGCAGCACGCCCAGTACCTGAAGAGCCATCCGCAGCGCCACGTGCTGATCCAGGGCAACACCGACGAACGCGGCACGAGCGAGTACAACCTCGCGCTGGGCCAGAAGCGTGCGGAAGCCGTTCGTCGCGCAATGGCACTGCTCGGCGTGAACGATTCGCAGATGGAAGCCGTGAGCCTCGGCAAGGAAAAGCCGCAGGCAACGGGTCACGACGAAGCTTCGTGGGCGCAGAACCGTCGCGCCGACCTCGTCTACCAACAGTAA
- the ybgF gene encoding tol-pal system protein YbgF, producing the protein MTHRVTWLRAAATFCVVGAAWSAAPAHAGVFDDNEARRAVLDLRSKTDNLASQLSAAQRTILDQSGRLDQLNQQVATLRGENEDLTNRLTTLERQQKEYYQDLDTRLKKFEPQQATIDGVEGTVQPGETDALSAAQQQFRNGNFKAAAASFRSFIAKYPQSPYQPTAQYWLGNAQYALRDYRGSTATWQGIVSKFPQHPRAADALVAIGTNQLEQGQKAAAKKTFEQVVSQYAGSNAAQTAQGKLETIK; encoded by the coding sequence ATGACGCACCGTGTAACCTGGCTGCGTGCAGCCGCAACCTTCTGCGTCGTCGGCGCGGCGTGGTCGGCCGCGCCGGCGCACGCCGGCGTGTTCGACGACAACGAAGCGCGCCGCGCCGTGCTCGACCTGCGCAGCAAGACCGACAACCTGGCGAGCCAGTTGTCCGCCGCCCAGCGTACGATCCTCGATCAATCCGGCCGTCTCGACCAGCTTAACCAGCAGGTCGCGACGCTGCGTGGCGAGAACGAGGATCTGACGAACCGGCTGACGACGCTCGAGCGGCAGCAGAAGGAGTACTACCAGGATCTCGACACGCGGCTCAAGAAGTTCGAGCCGCAGCAGGCGACGATCGACGGTGTCGAAGGCACCGTGCAGCCGGGTGAAACGGATGCGCTCAGCGCGGCGCAGCAGCAGTTCCGCAACGGCAACTTCAAGGCGGCGGCGGCTTCGTTCCGCAGTTTCATCGCGAAGTATCCGCAGAGCCCGTACCAGCCGACCGCGCAGTACTGGCTCGGCAATGCGCAATACGCGCTGCGCGACTACCGCGGCTCGACTGCGACGTGGCAAGGGATCGTGAGCAAGTTCCCGCAGCACCCGCGCGCGGCCGACGCCCTCGTGGCGATCGGTACGAACCAGCTCGAACAAGGCCAGAAGGCGGCCGCGAAGAAGACGTTCGAGCAGGTCGTGTCGCAGTACGCCGGGTCGAACGCGGCGCAGACGGCGCAGGGCAAGCTCGAAACGATCAAATAA
- a CDS encoding fatty acid desaturase family protein, whose protein sequence is MTDAHVHHGDQNAGLAQFVPDPALFRVSASRVGAALAGDWLMIAAAFAVAIAFPHPLVYAFAAIVIARSQLALAVMMHEGAHGLLARNRRVNDVLGQLFAAGPLWLSLRTYRAGHLKHHRAPMQPDDPVALLFGVHDYPVTRGRLIGRLLAYACGIGYVTSVVKLARGEFAHALPKVRKSRAYAAWEVASMLAGNGLLFGALALAGHPLLYIGLWVVPSVTLLPLAGQVRAIFEHAGLPACEDQSRNARTIVRRSWQTFLFGPHAIHFHIEHHLFMRMPFHNLPVVHRQLAQRQLLPDGNLYAGYGAVLRDVSV, encoded by the coding sequence ATGACGGATGCTCATGTTCATCATGGCGACCAGAACGCCGGGCTTGCGCAGTTCGTGCCCGATCCCGCGCTGTTTCGCGTGAGTGCGTCGCGAGTCGGCGCGGCGCTGGCCGGCGACTGGCTGATGATTGCCGCTGCGTTCGCGGTGGCGATCGCGTTTCCGCATCCGCTCGTGTACGCGTTTGCCGCGATCGTGATCGCGCGCAGCCAGCTTGCGCTCGCGGTCATGATGCACGAAGGTGCGCACGGGTTGCTGGCACGGAACCGGCGCGTCAACGACGTGCTGGGCCAGTTGTTCGCGGCCGGCCCGCTGTGGCTGTCGCTGCGCACGTATCGTGCGGGCCATCTGAAGCATCATCGCGCGCCGATGCAGCCGGACGACCCCGTCGCGTTACTGTTCGGCGTGCACGACTATCCGGTGACGCGTGGGCGCTTGATCGGCCGCCTGCTTGCGTACGCGTGCGGGATCGGCTACGTGACGAGCGTCGTGAAGCTCGCGCGCGGCGAGTTTGCGCATGCGTTGCCGAAGGTCCGGAAATCGCGTGCGTATGCGGCGTGGGAAGTCGCGTCGATGCTGGCCGGCAACGGCTTGCTGTTCGGTGCGCTCGCGCTGGCCGGACATCCGCTGCTGTACATCGGGTTGTGGGTCGTGCCGTCCGTCACGCTGTTGCCGCTCGCCGGGCAGGTGCGCGCGATCTTCGAGCACGCGGGGCTGCCGGCCTGCGAGGACCAGAGCCGCAACGCGCGCACGATCGTCCGGCGGTCGTGGCAGACGTTCCTGTTCGGTCCGCACGCGATTCATTTTCATATCGAACATCACCTGTTCATGCGGATGCCGTTCCATAACTTGCCGGTCGTGCATCGGCAACTCGCGCAGCGGCAGTTGTTGCCCGACGGCAATCTGTACGCGGGATACGGTGCGGTGCTGCGCGACGTGAGCGTGTGA
- a CDS encoding phosphatase PAP2 family protein, whose product MNTLLLRDDRRPDIRQMLAATFGMAAGLAIFFLLERSVIPRYVLATALDARIPFIAWSWFVYVGFFPFVIALAAYARPSAFAAFKEAVPIAFVLGVVCFLLFPEAVPRPDVAEIGNTFVRHRLARMWQLDLAANGFPSLHVAVTCLACRMLADRRRIVATAIGLLICVSTLTLKQHTVADVLGGVALAMVSALWVGRRSLRRRLA is encoded by the coding sequence ATGAATACATTGTTGCTTCGTGACGATCGCCGGCCCGATATCCGGCAGATGCTGGCCGCGACGTTCGGCATGGCCGCGGGCCTCGCGATCTTCTTTCTGCTGGAGCGCAGCGTCATCCCGCGCTACGTGTTGGCCACGGCGCTCGATGCGCGGATTCCGTTCATCGCATGGTCGTGGTTCGTCTATGTCGGCTTCTTTCCATTCGTGATTGCGCTTGCCGCATATGCTCGACCGTCCGCGTTCGCCGCGTTCAAGGAGGCCGTGCCGATCGCGTTCGTGCTCGGTGTCGTCTGCTTCCTGCTGTTTCCGGAAGCGGTGCCGCGGCCGGACGTCGCGGAGATCGGCAATACGTTCGTGCGTCACCGTCTCGCGCGCATGTGGCAGCTCGATCTCGCGGCCAACGGCTTTCCGAGCCTGCATGTCGCGGTGACGTGCCTCGCCTGCCGGATGCTCGCGGACCGACGCCGGATCGTGGCGACAGCGATCGGTCTGCTGATCTGTGTGTCGACGCTGACGCTCAAGCAGCATACGGTCGCCGACGTGCTGGGCGGCGTGGCGCTCGCAATGGTCAGTGCGCTGTGGGTGGGGCGGCGTTCGCTGCGCAGGAGGCTCGCGTGA
- a CDS encoding glycosyltransferase yields the protein MPDLTDTAPCTRAAARAVAAKAALVLETNNLRGGAGLAQAVDSLKRLVSALSKQTVPPAALAQWIITHDGLPADACARIAALAGRPIDFVEIGASTGYYDAKNDGFDRVDAARCDIVVFGDADCRPADDWLEHLLAPFARDADDAPVAVAGRTSYAPNVLGIALTSIDFMYFPSPLRDGATRNFYANNVAFRRDVFAQFRYEPLDGVYRAHCQVMGLRMQAAGVAVEFAPAAHTEHRLPDTHRESLKLRWMRGEDSVGLTPYLVNAYLPRQWQWLGRSGPLGPFCVMAMRLGYSLRALDRQQLPRLGAVRYLAAVGVTIAASAVDTLGALARGFGLAGRASARRDLEALSYHRH from the coding sequence ATGCCAGACCTCACAGATACCGCACCGTGCACGCGCGCGGCCGCCCGTGCCGTGGCGGCGAAAGCCGCGCTCGTGCTGGAGACGAACAACCTGCGCGGCGGCGCCGGCCTCGCACAGGCCGTCGACAGCCTGAAGCGCCTCGTGTCGGCGCTGTCGAAGCAGACCGTGCCGCCCGCGGCACTCGCGCAATGGATCATCACGCATGACGGCCTGCCTGCCGATGCGTGCGCGCGGATTGCCGCGCTGGCCGGCCGCCCGATCGACTTCGTCGAGATCGGCGCGAGCACCGGCTACTACGATGCGAAGAACGACGGTTTCGATCGCGTCGACGCGGCCCGCTGCGACATCGTCGTGTTCGGCGATGCCGATTGCCGGCCGGCCGACGACTGGCTCGAGCATCTGCTCGCGCCGTTCGCGCGCGATGCGGACGACGCGCCCGTCGCGGTGGCGGGGCGGACCAGCTATGCGCCGAACGTGCTCGGCATCGCGCTGACGTCGATCGATTTCATGTATTTCCCGAGCCCGCTGCGCGACGGCGCGACGCGCAACTTCTACGCGAACAACGTCGCGTTCCGGCGCGACGTGTTCGCGCAATTCCGCTACGAGCCGCTCGACGGCGTCTATCGCGCGCATTGCCAGGTGATGGGGCTGCGGATGCAGGCAGCCGGCGTGGCTGTCGAGTTCGCACCCGCCGCGCATACCGAGCATCGGCTGCCGGATACGCATCGCGAATCGCTGAAGCTGCGCTGGATGCGCGGCGAGGACAGCGTCGGGCTGACGCCGTATCTCGTGAACGCGTACCTGCCGCGCCAATGGCAGTGGCTTGGCCGCAGCGGCCCGCTCGGCCCGTTCTGCGTGATGGCGATGCGGCTCGGCTACAGCCTGCGCGCGCTCGATCGCCAGCAACTGCCGCGGCTTGGCGCCGTGCGCTATCTCGCGGCCGTCGGCGTCACGATCGCCGCGTCCGCCGTCGATACGCTCGGCGCGCTCGCGCGCGGTTTCGGTCTCGCGGGACGCGCGTCGGCCCGGCGCGATCTCGAAGCGCTGTCCTATCACCGTCATTGA
- the yiaA gene encoding inner membrane protein YiaA: MNQTTIQQPSFAFVAASWAALLAGFAAFLIGLWNAGMQLNEKGYYFTVLVFGLYAAISLQKSVRDRAEGIPVTGIYYGLSWIALLLSIALLIVGLFNATLQLSEKGFYAMSFVLALFGAVAVQKNTRDLQSAKPRYTDADSAPPIQE; encoded by the coding sequence ATGAACCAGACCACCATCCAGCAGCCGTCGTTCGCGTTCGTGGCCGCGTCGTGGGCCGCGCTGCTCGCCGGTTTCGCGGCATTCCTGATTGGGCTCTGGAACGCCGGCATGCAGCTCAACGAGAAGGGCTACTACTTCACCGTGCTGGTGTTCGGCCTCTATGCGGCGATCTCGCTGCAAAAGAGCGTCCGCGACCGCGCGGAAGGTATTCCCGTCACGGGCATCTACTACGGCCTCAGTTGGATCGCGCTGCTGCTGTCGATTGCATTGCTGATCGTCGGCCTCTTCAACGCAACGCTGCAACTGAGCGAGAAGGGCTTCTACGCGATGTCGTTCGTGCTTGCGCTGTTCGGCGCGGTGGCCGTGCAGAAGAACACGCGCGACCTGCAGAGCGCGAAACCGCGTTATACCGACGCCGATTCCGCACCGCCCATCCAGGAGTAA
- a CDS encoding cupin domain-containing protein: MDALSQLLSLGRSHVELDVRCLLDGPFAMPHDPLPPGEAAFHLVLAGTCRLRTADGRTLQLDDGDFVLLPAGGAHDLLDAGAGRSRPVAPLREPGAGGGAVLPVKSNLDPAEPGGASVDLLCGRFVYARGAGELLMRTLPQVLHVGLREASGFAPLQLLTSVLRTEASNVQPGAGAIVNALGQALLAYALRAYGRDARVPSGWLALAADTRLGPSVQAVLQAPEHPWTVESLGDAAAMSRATYARHFREKAGMSVGAFVGQIRMMHACVLLQDTQRGQAEIGQAVGYQSEAAFGKAFRAVLGTTPGRWRRAQREM, translated from the coding sequence ATGGATGCATTGAGTCAACTGCTGTCGCTGGGCCGCAGCCATGTCGAACTCGACGTGCGCTGCCTGCTCGACGGACCGTTCGCGATGCCGCACGACCCGCTGCCGCCCGGCGAGGCGGCGTTCCATCTGGTGCTGGCCGGAACGTGCCGGCTGCGTACCGCCGACGGGCGCACGCTGCAACTCGACGATGGCGATTTCGTGCTGCTGCCCGCGGGTGGCGCGCACGACCTGCTCGATGCGGGGGCCGGCCGGTCGCGGCCCGTCGCGCCGCTGCGCGAACCGGGCGCCGGCGGCGGCGCAGTGCTGCCGGTCAAGTCGAATCTCGATCCGGCCGAACCGGGCGGCGCGAGCGTGGACCTGCTTTGCGGGCGGTTCGTCTATGCGCGCGGCGCGGGCGAGTTGCTGATGCGCACGCTGCCGCAGGTGTTGCACGTCGGGTTGCGCGAGGCCTCGGGGTTCGCGCCGCTGCAACTGCTGACGAGCGTGCTGCGCACCGAGGCATCGAATGTGCAGCCGGGCGCCGGCGCGATCGTGAACGCGCTCGGCCAGGCGCTGCTCGCTTATGCGTTGCGCGCGTACGGCCGCGACGCGCGCGTGCCGTCCGGTTGGCTCGCGCTCGCAGCCGATACGCGGCTCGGTCCGTCGGTCCAGGCCGTGCTGCAGGCACCGGAGCACCCGTGGACGGTCGAGTCGCTCGGCGACGCCGCGGCGATGTCGCGCGCGACCTATGCGCGGCATTTCCGCGAGAAGGCCGGGATGAGCGTCGGCGCGTTCGTCGGGCAGATCCGGATGATGCACGCATGCGTGCTGCTGCAGGACACGCAGCGCGGGCAGGCGGAGATCGGCCAGGCGGTCGGCTATCAGTCCGAGGCGGCCTTCGGCAAGGCGTTTCGTGCGGTGCTCGGCACGACGCCGGGGCGCTGGCGGCGCGCGCAGCGCGAAATGTAA
- a CDS encoding carboxymuconolactone decarboxylase family protein gives MLNWNEYRKELSTRIGDIAKLSPDTLAGYKALSGAGAKTGHLDAKTRELIALAVAVTTRCDGCIAVHTAEAAKHGATREEVAEALGVAIALNAGAALVYSARVMDALGD, from the coding sequence ATGCTGAACTGGAACGAATACCGGAAGGAACTCTCGACGCGCATCGGCGACATCGCCAAGCTGTCGCCCGATACGCTGGCCGGCTACAAGGCGCTGTCCGGCGCCGGCGCGAAGACGGGCCATCTCGACGCGAAGACGCGCGAGCTGATCGCGCTCGCGGTGGCCGTCACGACGCGCTGCGACGGCTGTATCGCCGTTCACACGGCCGAAGCGGCGAAGCATGGCGCGACCAGGGAGGAAGTGGCGGAAGCACTCGGCGTCGCGATTGCGCTGAATGCGGGCGCGGCGCTCGTCTATTCGGCGCGCGTGATGGACGCGCTCGGCGACTGA
- a CDS encoding class II glutamine amidotransferase, translated as MCRWLAYTGNPIHLETVLFRAKHSLIDQSLHSELGATTTNGDGFGIGWYGHPDELPFRYRSVHPAWNDRNLREAARAIRSRMFIAHIRAATDTPVQETNCHPFRHGRWLFAHNGLIRDFHKLRRDLTMKVDPALFPTLEGSTDSELMFRLALTYGLEQTPLQALERMVGVVEETAARHRVADPLNMTICATDGERIIAVRYSSERQSRSLFHSTSFKHLHELYPHNPRIAEAGDDAFMVVSEPLVDLRGAWEEVPEGMAIVAQGADVQQRPFGPRRK; from the coding sequence ATGTGCCGCTGGCTCGCCTATACGGGTAATCCGATCCATCTCGAGACCGTGCTGTTCCGCGCGAAGCATTCACTGATCGACCAGAGCCTGCATTCGGAACTCGGCGCCACGACCACCAATGGCGACGGCTTCGGCATCGGCTGGTACGGGCACCCCGACGAACTGCCGTTCCGCTACCGCTCCGTGCATCCCGCGTGGAACGACCGCAACCTGCGCGAAGCCGCGCGCGCGATCCGCTCGCGGATGTTCATCGCGCATATCCGCGCGGCGACCGACACGCCCGTGCAGGAAACCAACTGCCACCCGTTCCGCCACGGCCGCTGGCTGTTCGCGCACAACGGGCTGATCCGCGACTTCCACAAGCTGCGCCGCGACCTGACGATGAAGGTCGATCCCGCGCTGTTCCCGACGCTCGAAGGCTCGACCGACTCCGAGCTGATGTTCCGCCTCGCGCTGACGTACGGCCTCGAGCAGACGCCGCTGCAGGCGCTCGAACGGATGGTCGGCGTGGTCGAGGAAACCGCCGCGCGGCATCGCGTGGCCGACCCGCTCAACATGACGATCTGCGCGACCGATGGCGAACGGATCATCGCGGTGCGCTACTCGAGCGAGCGGCAATCGCGTTCGTTGTTCCACAGCACGTCGTTCAAGCACCTGCACGAGCTGTATCCGCATAACCCGCGCATCGCCGAAGCCGGCGACGACGCGTTCATGGTCGTGTCCGAGCCGCTCGTCGACCTGCGCGGCGCGTGGGAGGAAGTGCCGGAGGGCATGGCGATCGTCGCGCAGGGGGCGGACGTGCAGCAGCGGCCGTTCGGGCCGCGGCGCAAATAG
- the cysC gene encoding adenylyl-sulfate kinase translates to MIQDFKNWPPVPPTDSESARPHLKQNRAFVVWLTGISGAGKSTLANLLKEQLDARGLRTYLLDADRLREGLNRDLGFSDADRHENIRRTAEVARLLVDAGFVVIAALISPFQEARDKARARFDAGTFIEVFVDVALDVAEARDPKGLYALARQGTIRQFTGIDSAYERPQSPDVHVRTAEAGPSACVDAIIRKLPLPG, encoded by the coding sequence ATGATTCAAGATTTCAAAAATTGGCCCCCCGTCCCGCCGACGGACAGTGAATCCGCACGTCCTCATCTGAAACAGAATCGAGCCTTCGTGGTGTGGCTGACCGGGATCTCCGGCGCCGGCAAATCGACGCTGGCGAATCTGCTCAAGGAACAACTCGATGCGCGCGGACTTCGCACCTACCTGCTGGACGCCGACCGTCTGCGTGAGGGGCTGAACCGGGATCTCGGGTTCAGCGATGCAGATCGCCATGAAAATATCCGACGAACCGCCGAAGTGGCCAGGCTGCTGGTGGATGCCGGATTCGTCGTCATCGCGGCACTGATCTCGCCATTTCAGGAGGCGCGCGACAAGGCTCGCGCGCGCTTTGACGCAGGCACGTTTATCGAGGTCTTCGTCGACGTCGCGTTGGACGTCGCCGAGGCACGCGACCCAAAGGGACTCTATGCGTTGGCCCGGCAAGGAACCATCCGTCAGTTTACCGGCATCGATTCCGCCTATGAGCGACCGCAGTCTCCCGACGTACACGTCAGGACGGCCGAGGCCGGTCCGTCGGCGTGCGTAGACGCGATCATCCGGAAGCTACCGCTGCCAGGCTGA
- a CDS encoding GNAT family N-acetyltransferase, protein MTVAAAFAQAVPRADGHTRFRAADADDAASCAPLVFASGVAEFGFFLGESDARCIAFLQQAFRSRHGRFSWRRHRVAVADDGAVLAVMAIHDGQRTMFDDVHVVWALARFFGVRRTIGQLLRGLILETEIPAPKRSQILVAHCATDERQRGAGIFSALFRDALDAGALPADGSRDVVLDVLTRNVRARALYERLGFAVLPRPRARSRRLPAELDSARMRFSCRA, encoded by the coding sequence ATGACGGTGGCCGCCGCGTTCGCGCAAGCGGTTCCGCGTGCCGACGGGCACACGCGGTTTCGCGCGGCCGATGCGGACGACGCGGCGTCGTGTGCGCCGCTCGTGTTTGCGTCCGGCGTTGCCGAATTCGGCTTCTTTCTCGGCGAAAGCGATGCACGCTGCATCGCTTTCCTGCAGCAAGCGTTCCGGTCGCGTCATGGCCGCTTCTCGTGGCGCCGCCATCGCGTCGCGGTTGCCGACGACGGCGCCGTGCTCGCCGTGATGGCGATTCACGACGGGCAGCGGACGATGTTCGACGACGTGCATGTCGTGTGGGCACTCGCGCGCTTCTTCGGCGTGCGCCGCACGATCGGCCAGTTGCTGCGCGGGCTGATCCTCGAAACGGAAATCCCGGCGCCGAAGCGTTCGCAGATCCTCGTCGCGCATTGCGCGACGGACGAGCGCCAGCGCGGCGCGGGCATCTTCAGTGCGTTGTTCCGCGACGCGCTGGACGCCGGCGCACTGCCGGCCGACGGCAGCCGCGATGTCGTGCTCGACGTGCTGACCCGCAACGTGCGCGCCCGCGCGCTGTACGAACGGCTCGGGTTCGCCGTGCTGCCGCGACCGCGTGCCCGCTCGCGCCGGCTGCCCGCCGAACTCGATTCGGCCCGGATGCGGTTCTCGTGCCGCGCCTGA